In Clostridium swellfunianum, a genomic segment contains:
- a CDS encoding winged helix-turn-helix transcriptional regulator, whose translation MLTQEELFGKCPYATAQKILSGKWALIILHHLSENKLRFNELQRQLPEMTQATLTKQLRTLEEYGMITRTVYAQIPPKVEYELSDMGKEFTEVLNSLKNWSDKYIAFYHSKNK comes from the coding sequence ATGTTAACCCAAGAAGAGTTATTCGGAAAATGCCCCTATGCCACTGCTCAAAAGATATTATCAGGAAAATGGGCATTAATTATTCTACATCATTTAAGTGAAAACAAACTTAGATTTAATGAATTACAGAGACAGCTGCCAGAAATGACACAAGCAACACTTACAAAACAATTACGTACTTTAGAAGAATATGGCATGATTACTAGAACCGTTTACGCTCAAATTCCTCCCAAGGTAGAATATGAGCTCAGTGATATGGGAAAGGAATTTACAGAAGTTTTAAACAGTCTTAAAAACTGGAGTGATAAGTATATAGCTTTTTATCACTCGAAAAATAAGTAA
- a CDS encoding glycosyltransferase has translation MKNIVIFTMGTRGDIQPYIYLAQALIKEGHKVTIGTHPCWRKLVTSAKIEFTPIGPDIDIEYEAAIIRGRTKNPVFSMLKTMKFVFNIVENSSKDIYENCKNKDLVIVSHSQMGATEAEALGLETINVTLQTEMIPEINRKKNLRDKVFGALINPQIVKPYNKIRKLYNLPKVKSMDEVMSPKLNLIPISRYIVEQNPYWDKRNKIVGYWYDNDNSYQPEERLKAFLSAGDKPIILALGAMSFESKEEKEKLDIFVGAFQKTGMRAIIQGFNKTLTDYKLPETIISAGSIPHSWLFKQGYCVIHHCGFGTSASSLLYGIPTISVPHVLDQFAFAEHLYKLKVSVMPIKASKLSEERLISAINELKANYSEIHDCVKDLAKKMQEENGLENAVRLIEAATEAY, from the coding sequence TTGAAAAATATAGTTATTTTTACGATGGGAACAAGAGGGGATATTCAGCCCTATATTTATCTTGCACAGGCTTTAATCAAAGAGGGACATAAGGTGACGATCGGTACGCATCCTTGTTGGAGAAAACTTGTAACAAGTGCAAAGATTGAATTCACCCCAATAGGGCCTGACATTGATATTGAATACGAAGCCGCTATAATTCGTGGTCGTACAAAAAATCCAGTATTCAGTATGCTAAAAACCATGAAGTTTGTTTTTAATATCGTTGAAAACTCTTCAAAAGATATATATGAAAATTGCAAGAACAAAGACCTTGTGATAGTTTCCCACAGTCAGATGGGAGCAACTGAAGCAGAAGCATTAGGCCTTGAAACCATTAACGTGACTTTGCAAACGGAGATGATTCCTGAAATAAATAGGAAGAAAAACTTACGTGATAAAGTGTTCGGCGCACTCATAAATCCTCAAATTGTTAAACCTTATAACAAAATTAGAAAACTATATAATTTACCAAAGGTTAAGTCAATGGACGAAGTTATGTCTCCGAAGCTTAATTTAATCCCGATTAGCCGTTATATTGTAGAGCAAAATCCATATTGGGATAAAAGAAATAAGATTGTAGGTTATTGGTACGATAATGATAACAGCTATCAACCTGAAGAAAGGCTAAAAGCGTTCTTAAGTGCAGGGGATAAGCCAATCATACTTGCGCTTGGAGCAATGTCTTTTGAGAGCAAGGAGGAAAAAGAAAAACTAGATATATTTGTAGGTGCTTTTCAAAAAACAGGAATGCGGGCTATTATTCAAGGTTTTAACAAAACATTAACTGATTATAAACTTCCTGAAACAATAATTAGTGCTGGCTCAATTCCTCATAGTTGGTTGTTTAAACAAGGTTATTGTGTAATTCATCACTGTGGTTTTGGTACATCCGCTTCGTCGCTACTTTATGGCATTCCAACCATTTCAGTTCCTCATGTACTTGATCAATTTGCTTTTGCTGAACACCTATATAAACTGAAGGTAAGTGTAATGCCAATTAAGGCAAGCAAATTGAGTGAAGAAAGGCTGATTAGCGCAATCAATGAGTTAAAAGCTAATTACAGTGAGATACATGATTGTGTTAAGGATTTGGCTAAAAAAATGCAAGAAGAAAACGGGCTTGAGAATGCTGTTAGATTAATTGAAGCTGCTACGGAAGCTTATTAA
- a CDS encoding CD3324 family protein, translated as MKYKNAIQILPKELMDEVQKYIQGEYLYIPKAEGTKKKWGDNSGYRRNLSIRNDTIRKEHKDGSSISDLAEKYYLSENTIKKIVYVKINPMTGEKNEGV; from the coding sequence TTGAAATATAAAAACGCAATACAAATCTTGCCAAAAGAATTGATGGATGAGGTTCAAAAGTATATTCAAGGAGAATATCTATATATACCTAAGGCTGAAGGAACGAAGAAAAAATGGGGAGATAATTCTGGGTATAGACGCAATCTTTCTATCAGAAATGATACTATTAGGAAAGAGCATAAAGATGGTTCCTCAATAAGCGACTTAGCTGAAAAATACTATCTTTCTGAAAATACTATTAAAAAAATCGTTTATGTAAAAATAAATCCAATGACTGGCGAAAAAAATGAGGGTGTATAA
- a CDS encoding metallophosphoesterase, which translates to MRISKRLTALIFVLLVLSLAGCSSSTSAVKIKSSKDITFFVATDVHYLAESLTDKGEAYQKFISSDGRQLNYISEIVDAFSNDIKKKKADVLIVSGDLTTNGEKKSHLEFAKKLKKIEEGGTSVFVIPGNHDIMNPFARGFKDSNQYVVDYINEKNFEKIYKDFGYNEAISRDTNTLSYLASPSEDVWLLMLDTAQYKDNLEKNRPGLDGEINPGTLEWIKKCSDLAKKNNAQIIAVMHHNLIDHSESIKEGFTINNSTAVLQLFKNCGIKLVLSGHTHQQDIKSYSKDKYKVYDVVTSALVVYPQKYGVLKYSPKDGFDYSTSSVDVEGWAKEHAVKDENLNNFKVYSEEYYKAALYHNTINRFLMDDSATSDEAKLMAETSALIRTKYLGDTSMFDKQVIMNSQGYKLLTEFGAQKNLTRMLNSDNTGNNRLQIPVP; encoded by the coding sequence ATGCGTATTAGCAAGAGACTAACAGCACTGATATTTGTTTTACTTGTACTAAGTTTAGCAGGTTGTTCCTCTAGCACTTCTGCTGTAAAAATTAAATCAAGCAAAGATATTACTTTCTTCGTAGCAACAGATGTGCACTATCTCGCCGAAAGTTTAACAGATAAGGGTGAAGCTTATCAGAAATTTATTAGCAGCGATGGACGTCAATTAAATTATATTAGTGAAATAGTTGATGCCTTCTCTAATGATATCAAGAAGAAAAAAGCAGACGTTCTTATTGTCAGTGGTGATTTAACTACCAATGGGGAGAAGAAAAGCCATCTGGAATTTGCAAAAAAGCTTAAGAAAATTGAAGAAGGCGGCACCTCAGTGTTTGTTATACCAGGTAATCATGATATAATGAACCCTTTCGCTAGAGGTTTTAAAGACAGTAACCAATATGTGGTTGATTACATAAATGAAAAAAACTTTGAGAAAATTTATAAAGACTTTGGCTACAATGAGGCTATCTCCAGGGATACTAATACATTAAGCTATCTGGCATCACCCTCAGAGGATGTATGGCTGTTGATGCTGGATACTGCTCAGTATAAGGATAACCTAGAAAAAAATAGACCGGGACTTGATGGTGAAATTAATCCTGGAACCCTTGAATGGATAAAGAAATGTAGTGATTTAGCAAAGAAGAACAATGCACAGATTATTGCAGTTATGCATCATAATTTAATTGATCATAGCGAGTCAATTAAAGAGGGATTTACAATAAATAATAGCACTGCAGTGTTACAGCTGTTTAAAAACTGCGGCATAAAGCTTGTTTTATCAGGACATACTCATCAGCAGGATATAAAATCCTATAGCAAAGATAAATATAAAGTTTATGATGTCGTAACTAGCGCCCTTGTAGTCTATCCACAAAAATATGGCGTACTTAAATATTCACCAAAGGATGGCTTTGACTACAGCACCTCGTCTGTTGATGTTGAGGGCTGGGCAAAAGAACATGCTGTAAAAGATGAAAATCTCAATAATTTCAAAGTATATTCTGAGGAATATTATAAAGCTGCTCTGTATCACAACACAATTAACCGTTTTTTAATGGATGATAGCGCTACATCTGATGAAGCAAAGCTGATGGCTGAAACTTCAGCTCTTATAAGAACAAAATATCTTGGAGACACATCAATGTTTGATAAACAGGTAATTATGAATTCGCAGGGCTATAAGCTGCTTACAGAATTCGGAGCGCAGAAAAATCTGACGAGAATGCTTAATAGCGATAATACAGGTAATAACCGATTGCAGATTCCTGTTCCGTAA
- a CDS encoding RNA polymerase sigma factor — translation MNDVKEELFEELYRKYYQMSFRYIFSKVKNYWIAEDLLSEVFIKIYKHRDEICDVNKSKYWIIKIANNTIIDYYRKNNKVKLDDIVDNEAVHEIGYDNILVRDEFMTLTQNLPVEVKEMLVMRFFHDLKFKDIGRIMNLTESSAKNKVYNAVRTVKKVYNYN, via the coding sequence ATGAATGACGTAAAAGAGGAGCTATTCGAGGAGCTCTACAGAAAATACTATCAAATGTCCTTCAGATATATTTTTTCTAAGGTGAAAAATTACTGGATAGCTGAGGACTTGCTCTCTGAAGTATTTATAAAGATATACAAACATAGAGATGAAATTTGTGATGTTAATAAAAGTAAATATTGGATAATAAAAATAGCAAATAACACAATAATTGATTATTATAGAAAAAATAATAAAGTGAAACTTGATGATATTGTGGACAACGAAGCAGTTCACGAAATAGGCTATGACAACATATTAGTGAGGGATGAATTTATGACTTTAACACAAAACCTGCCCGTTGAAGTAAAAGAAATGCTGGTAATGAGGTTCTTCCATGACTTAAAATTTAAGGATATCGGAAGAATAATGAATTTAACGGAAAGTTCAGCCAAGAATAAGGTATACAATGCTGTTAGAACTGTAAAGAAAGTGTATAATTACAATTAG
- a CDS encoding SDR family oxidoreductase, translated as MKILVTGATGKLGSKVVETLLKVVAASDLAVSVRNPEKAEGLKNRGVEVRQGDFDHPETLTTAFAGVDRLLIISADGDNETRIRQHTNAVAAAKQANVKFIAYTSLGNASESSLFLAPVHRATEEAILKTGIPYCFLRNNWYLENEIGSIQGVLAAAPWVTSAGTGKVGWALQQDYAEAAAAVLSGSGFENTIYELSGEPITQEELAAALGSVLGKEVVVHQVDDAAYADAMKSAGVPDFVVPMLVDIQKAIRDGALDIESGDFEKLLGRKVTPIGEALAQIVSGLSNK; from the coding sequence ATGAAAATATTAGTAACGGGTGCAACAGGAAAACTGGGATCAAAGGTTGTAGAAACCTTATTGAAGGTTGTGGCGGCAAGTGATCTTGCTGTTAGTGTTCGTAACCCAGAGAAAGCAGAAGGATTAAAGAATAGAGGAGTTGAGGTTAGACAAGGTGATTTCGACCATCCTGAAACACTAACTACCGCCTTTGCAGGAGTCGACAGGCTATTGATTATTTCAGCTGATGGTGATAACGAAACAAGAATCAGACAGCATACAAATGCAGTAGCTGCAGCTAAACAGGCTAATGTTAAGTTCATTGCTTATACAAGTTTAGGAAATGCAAGTGAGAGCTCATTGTTCCTTGCTCCAGTACATCGTGCAACAGAAGAGGCCATTCTGAAAACTGGAATCCCTTATTGCTTCCTAAGAAATAACTGGTACTTGGAAAACGAGATTGGAAGCATTCAAGGAGTACTGGCAGCTGCGCCTTGGGTAACCTCTGCAGGAACTGGCAAGGTAGGCTGGGCACTTCAGCAGGATTACGCAGAGGCTGCTGCAGCCGTGCTTTCAGGAAGTGGATTCGAGAATACAATATATGAACTTTCGGGAGAACCTATAACTCAAGAAGAATTGGCAGCTGCACTTGGATCTGTATTAGGAAAGGAAGTAGTAGTTCATCAGGTGGATGATGCTGCTTATGCTGACGCCATGAAAAGTGCTGGAGTACCAGATTTCGTTGTCCCTATGCTTGTTGACATACAGAAAGCCATTCGGGATGGAGCACTCGATATAGAGAGCGGCGATTTTGAAAAATTGCTTGGTCGTAAAGTAACTCCAATCGGCGAAGCTCTTGCACAAATTGTCAGTGGGCTCTCAAATAAATAG
- a CDS encoding GNAT family N-acetyltransferase yields MSKYEFRLITIDDIPAMVDLLINRQSLESKVFPLLKNSCLNTKYITDSFEKMFANSKVIGIGSFANDKLVGYIMGEIKIDNRRGRHVWVPYEGIAIRLDQSSELIRHLYAKVANLWLEQGCFMHYTIIPLGNQVYYEAFLKLSFFIQQVHGVMSMEDYKPFDNVSDVEIRVANKIDSEIMGNMSSIIQSYQNSAPTFEPALPEVVTDIKNGYKRTVEENDAMIFIAEKEMKGLGFQAYWPSTPDLMTPDEGVELSIAGTYYSQMGNGVGKKLMNEGYRIMKEKGYNSIITDWRITNLASSTFWPKCGFKPIAYRMARCIDSNLAWANFNNPSINQL; encoded by the coding sequence ATGAGCAAATATGAATTCAGATTAATTACTATTGATGATATACCTGCAATGGTTGATTTGCTAATAAATAGGCAAAGCCTTGAGAGTAAAGTGTTTCCCTTGCTGAAGAACAGTTGCCTTAATACAAAATATATAACAGATTCATTTGAAAAAATGTTTGCTAATAGTAAAGTCATTGGGATAGGATCATTTGCTAATGATAAACTAGTAGGTTATATAATGGGAGAGATAAAGATTGATAATAGAAGAGGCAGGCATGTATGGGTTCCCTATGAGGGGATTGCAATCAGATTGGATCAATCCTCTGAGCTTATAAGGCATCTCTATGCGAAGGTTGCTAATCTATGGCTTGAACAAGGTTGCTTTATGCACTATACTATAATACCTCTTGGAAATCAGGTGTATTATGAGGCATTCCTTAAATTAAGCTTTTTTATCCAACAAGTACATGGGGTAATGAGCATGGAGGATTACAAGCCTTTTGATAATGTATCTGATGTAGAAATTAGAGTTGCTAATAAAATAGATAGTGAAATTATGGGTAATATGTCTAGTATAATCCAATCCTATCAAAATTCAGCACCGACCTTTGAACCTGCCTTGCCAGAAGTTGTAACAGACATAAAGAATGGGTATAAGCGTACGGTAGAGGAGAACGACGCAATGATCTTTATTGCTGAAAAAGAAATGAAGGGATTAGGATTTCAAGCATATTGGCCAAGTACTCCAGATTTGATGACCCCTGATGAGGGGGTAGAGTTAAGTATTGCGGGCACTTACTATTCCCAAATGGGAAATGGTGTTGGTAAAAAGTTGATGAATGAAGGCTATAGGATTATGAAAGAAAAGGGATATAACAGTATAATAACAGATTGGAGAATAACCAACCTTGCATCCTCAACATTTTGGCCGAAGTGTGGATTTAAACCAATAGCTTACAGAATGGCTAGATGCATTGACAGTAATTTAGCATGGGCAAATTTTAATAACCCAAGTATTAATCAGTTATAG
- a CDS encoding helix-turn-helix transcriptional regulator has product MIHNRIKVLRAERDWTQADLAEKVGISRQAVISIEKYKYTPSLELAFKIAEVFNVPINEVFEYKEG; this is encoded by the coding sequence TTGATACATAATCGAATTAAGGTTTTGAGAGCAGAGCGTGATTGGACACAAGCTGATTTAGCTGAAAAGGTAGGAATTTCCCGCCAAGCGGTTATATCAATTGAGAAGTATAAATATACTCCATCCTTAGAATTAGCTTTCAAAATCGCAGAAGTTTTTAATGTTCCAATAAATGAAGTTTTTGAATACAAGGAGGGTTAA